AGCAGGACACTTAGTCTTTGCTGCATCCATCAATGCTTGAGCCTTTGCCACGTTACCTGATGGTTTGAAGCCTGTTGTGGCATCTAGTACATCAGCTGTGTTCTTGTGATCAGATGGTCCAACAACCTTAGTTGCTGCGAAATCTGTTGCAAGAAGTGGGCTAATTACACCGGTTGCATATGAACCTGCATAATCTGGACCACCGGCATAATCAAGAAGTGCCTTGGCATCACGTACGTAGTACATCGCCTGACGAATCTCAAGACATGGCATCTTTGCAAGGTTAAATGCAAAGTAGCGAGCGTAAGGGTCAGAGTTGTTCATACGACGGTTAGCGAATTTTGCATCCTTGAAGAACTTATCGCGGTTAGTTGGAAGTGGTCCACCAAAGTTAACAGCATTTGGAATTGAATCTTCCAAAATAATCTGGTCGATTACTTCTTCATCCAAACCGAATTGGATAATTACCTCATCTGGATATGGAGTACGGACGGTGTCAGATGACTTGTTCCACTTGGTATTACGAACCATACGAAGTTGAGTATTGCTGTTTTCAACAATCTTGTATGGGCCAGTTGCCTGTGGGTTAAGGTCATACTTATCGCCAGTGTCCTTCTTCTTCTGAACTGGTGAGATAACTCCATAAGTTGCTAGGTAGTTAAAGTCAGCAATTGATTTGTTCAGATTGAAAGTGATGGTACGGCCTGAACAAGTAACAGCCTTATTGAAAGCTGCAACACCAGCTGGGGTGTTCTTGTATGGACCGGTATAGATAGATGTTCCATCTGCGTTCTTTGGAATATCTAGCCATGAAACTAGGTATTGAGGTCCGTCAGAGATTACATCTGTAGCGAATACACGTGATGAGCCGTACTTAACATGCTCACAGGTAATTGCAACGCCATCTTCAAATGTAGTTCCTGGACGTAGTGTGAACTTCCAAGTCTTAGCTTGATTGCTTGGGATACCAGTGTTAGTTGCAAGGTCAGGAACAAGATCTGCTCCCTTATCACCTGGAACTGGATTGTAAGCAACAAGTGTTCGAGTGTGGAATGAGTTCATGAACGCTAGATCTCGGCCAGTATAAATTCTGGATGGATCGTAGTGATCAAGGCGTGGTGTGTGCTCTAATAAATAAAGCGTTCCGCCAGCTTTTGGTGTTGCTGCATTTGCTGAAGATGTTGCGCCAACAGTAATTACTGTGCTGACGAGTGCACCTACAGAAAGAGCAGCTAGCACGCGAGTGCTAATTGCATTTCTACGCATTAAATCCTCCTAGTGGATTTTAAGGGCGTTAGCCCGGTGGGAGAATATTGTCAGCAATTGTTACTTTTGAGTAGCCCAAGCAGATTAAAGGCGGTGAGTTAGGGGTGAGGCCAGGTTCAAATCTAGGCTTATTGCCTAAGGTTTATAACAAATTTGTTAGCGCTCAGATCTTGGATCTAGGGCATCTCGCAAAGCATCGCCAACTAAGTTAAAGGCAAGAACTACTAAAACAAGTGAGCCGGCAGTGATAAGAAAGAAGTTTGGATAAACAGTTACAAATCTTCTTGAGTTATCAAGCAAAATTCCCCAAGTAGTTGCAGGTGCTTGAATACCAATTCCTAAAAATGAGAAGACCGCCTCTGCTGCTAAGTAACCAGGTAATGATAATGAGACCACCACAATTACTGGCGCCCATAAATTTGGCATTAACTCTTTAAAAATAATTCTTCTTCTTGAAGCACCCATTGCTTGGGCTGCGGTGACAAAGTCGCGCTCGCGAAGTGAGAGAACTTGGGAGCGAACTAATCTAGAAAATCCTGGCCAACCAAAAAATGAAAGGAAGAAAATTAAGAAGATAATTCGTGCGCCATTTCCTTGCGCAATGCCAGCATCTTGAATTCGAGCCACCATTGGCTCAGAGAGAGCAACAATCATAAAAAATGCTGGGAAAGCCAATAGAAAATCAGTAAATCTTCCAACGTAATCATCAACTCGGCCGCGGAAATAACCACCCACGATGCCAACGACTAATCCAATAAATAATGTTAAGGAGGTAGTAAGAATTGCCACCATAAATGAGATACGTGAGCCATAAAGTAAATTTGCTAGTAGATCTCGGCCAGTACCAGGGGTAAGCCCGAGTGGGTGATCAAGTGAGATGCCGCCATAAGGCAAATTTGGAACACCTGCCGTGTCTAAAACATCTAGATTTAAATCATCTGGATTTATGCCCAGTACTTTGCATACCAATGGCGCAAAGATTGAAAGCAAAATTACGGTTACTGATATTGCAGCTGCAACCATTCCTACCTTGTTGCGCTTAAAGCGCATCCAAGCGATCTGGCGAGGGCTACGACTTACAATCTGACCAGCATGACTGGCATTATCGATTTTAGTCGTGGAGACCATCTCTCACCCTTCCTTAATAATTAATTCAAACTGCGGTGGCAAAGGTAGCCTACCTGGGCCATGTATTTAAAGGGTGATTCTGCAGGCCATGGATAAACGGCAATGGGAGTGCTTTTTTATTTAGTAGGATTGGTACATACGGCGCAGGCATTTCTGGGCCAGATTGTGAGATAAAAATGAGATCAGATTTAAAACTTCGCGCAGCAGCATTAGCTGTTATAGCAGCATTGGCATTGAGTGCTTGTGGTGGGGATTCATCAAGTGAATCAAATCAATCAAATGAAGAATTAATTGCTCCACCGGTACAAGAGGTTGAAGCATCAGGTGGCTTTAATACGCCAGTAAAGATTGCCTCTGGTGTCTCATTTACATTATCTGAGCCAACTGGTTTTAAGCCAGGAAAGTTTGCAGCTGGTCAGCTACCAGGACAGCGCTACCAACAATTTAAAGTAGATATTAATAATGGCTCAACTGCTGCGGTTGA
The Candidatus Nanopelagicus limnes DNA segment above includes these coding regions:
- a CDS encoding ABC transporter substrate-binding protein; the encoded protein is MRRNAISTRVLAALSVGALVSTVITVGATSSANAATPKAGGTLYLLEHTPRLDHYDPSRIYTGRDLAFMNSFHTRTLVAYNPVPGDKGADLVPDLATNTGIPSNQAKTWKFTLRPGTTFEDGVAITCEHVKYGSSRVFATDVISDGPQYLVSWLDIPKNADGTSIYTGPYKNTPAGVAAFNKAVTCSGRTITFNLNKSIADFNYLATYGVISPVQKKKDTGDKYDLNPQATGPYKIVENSNTQLRMVRNTKWNKSSDTVRTPYPDEVIIQFGLDEEVIDQIILEDSIPNAVNFGGPLPTNRDKFFKDAKFANRRMNNSDPYARYFAFNLAKMPCLEIRQAMYYVRDAKALLDYAGGPDYAGSYATGVISPLLATDFAATKVVGPSDHKNTADVLDATTGFKPSGNVAKAQALMDAAKTKCPADHAKATTEGITFDVSQSSTLNDTIPINEKAFARVGIKVNYNIIKSGYYPTVMTASKQSDLSTSGWGADWANASTVIPELFTTAGGFNLSQNSKDPAYKAFEDKVNLAMKTTDRKKQAALWKELDKEAMKNFWVLPTLFGKAQEVWGSKVQNVFFWVPQGNPAYGKMWINQ
- a CDS encoding ABC transporter permease, translating into MVSTTKIDNASHAGQIVSRSPRQIAWMRFKRNKVGMVAAAISVTVILLSIFAPLVCKVLGINPDDLNLDVLDTAGVPNLPYGGISLDHPLGLTPGTGRDLLANLLYGSRISFMVAILTTSLTLFIGLVVGIVGGYFRGRVDDYVGRFTDFLLAFPAFFMIVALSEPMVARIQDAGIAQGNGARIIFLIFFLSFFGWPGFSRLVRSQVLSLRERDFVTAAQAMGASRRRIIFKELMPNLWAPVIVVVSLSLPGYLAAEAVFSFLGIGIQAPATTWGILLDNSRRFVTVYPNFFLITAGSLVLVVLAFNLVGDALRDALDPRSER